Below is a window of Sulfurisphaera ohwakuensis DNA.
ACACAAGGAAGGAAATTTGGCGCCTCTCTCTTTTTAGTTTCACAGAGGCCGGCGTTCGTTGATAAGTATGTACTTTCAATGCTAAACACTTTCTTCTTTCATAGGATTTATCATGAAGACGTAAAATACGTAATGTCGGCCACTGGTGGGCTTCCAGAACATCTAGCTAAGAGCTTACCCTCCCTTGAAACCGGATATGTTATAGTTTACGGTTTGATGTCAGCGTTAAAATCGCCAGCTTTAGTTAAGATACCATGGGATGACAGAATAGGTTCTTACACAGGCTATGTCATGAGTATTGAAAATATCTTGGTGAGCTAAGATGTGTGAGTTTAGATTAAGTGAAACATCGTCTTCATCAGAAAGTATTTACAAACTCTATGAATGCGTTATGAATAAGACTGAGATAGTAAATAAACTTAAATTCTTTAAACAAATTGGCGAAGAAATCCAAAGGCTTAGAAGTGTTAGAGAGTCACCAGAGATTATTGCATTGGTAGCTGACTGGGGACAAGGTAAAACAACATTACTTAGCATTTTAGAAGAAGTTAAGCATATAGAAAAGTTGAATTTCGTCGATATCCTAAAGGGGAACATCGATTTTAGTCAAAACGAAGTAGTTTTGATTGACGAAGTAGAAACTAGCATAGAACTTTTATCAGAATATAGAGATAAGATTAAGGACTTTTGGATAAAGATAAAAGAGCTAGCTAATTCTAACAAAAACATTGTAGTTTATTTATCAATGACCCCAAGTGCCTATTCGAAGATATTTGGTGAAGTTTTAAGGGATTTATTTCCCGAAACCTATGAGGCTATAGAACAAAGAGTGAAAAGAATACATTTAATGCCACCATCTAAGCTGGAATTTTTAGCTGTTATGGATTGTTTGTTAGAATTTAATAAGCTTAATAAGGATTTGCTTGAATACATGGATTTACCCTACTGGACAATTGGACAAGAAAGAAGAAGATTCGCAAGATTCTTTAACGACGTGGTATGTAAGGCTGGTGAAAGTAAAAGCCCAGTAGACATGATGTTTAAGCTTCTTGTTGATAATCAGAATTTAAATGAAGAAGGAGAAACGATTAGGATTAATGAAGTTATTAAATTTGAGAAAAATCTGGATAAAAATGAAGTAGAGGAGTTTCATAAAATTCTTATGAGTAGAATATTTACGAGTAAACCCATTGAGGTGTTAAAAGATTACGTAGTGGAAGGCTATTTAGTTGACTATTATTCGTGGGCTGAAGTTGTAAAAGATGGAGATATTATTGAAGATTTTCTACTAGTTTATTTAAATGAGAAGGACTCATTAGACAAGAACCTTTATGTCTTCCTCTCAGATAGTATAGATAAGGTAATTTATGAGAATGTGAATAGAGGCAATTTAGAGGAAATAGTAAGAAAATTGAAAGTACGAAGTAAGAAGAAAGCTTATGCATTATCATGGAGTTTATTCGAAACTCTAGTAAACACTAATGTAGGAGGATTGATTGTTGAATTTGAAAGTAGGGAACTGAAGGAAAAGGCAATAAAGTTTGTGAATGAGAAACTACTAGATGAAGAGAAAGAAGTTGAATCGTTTATTTCGTTCTTAAGGCACGGTATGGGACTTGAATTCGAAGAAAAGAAGATTAATCCTCATACAACTCTGCTCTCTTTCAAGAAATTTAACGTGTTAGTAACTAATAAGCCAGAAAGGGCTTTACCAGATTTACTTATACATGGAATAATTATACTCTCTGACGAGAACTCGCTGGATGGTTATTATGACGAACTTTCAATCAAAGTACTTCATTTGCCCTTAACTACGCCAGTTAAAAGACAGTTATTGTATATTAACTTTTACGAGCTCTCAAACGAGAAAGGAGTAAGGCTAAGAAAAGAAATTGTGAACCTAAAGTTGGGTGACTTAATAGATTTAGTTAATAGATTTATTTCTTCTATAGATAAAGAATTAACATTACCTAGTTTACCGCTAACAAAAGGAAATAAAAGACTTGTACAATCATTTAATTGGATTATTTATGCTCCAGAAGTTTATCCTGCAAAAGCTTCCGAAGTATTTGTAAAGGTTGATGATATTGTAAACAAAAAGTTTAGGATATTTGGTGCCAAACAGTTCCATTTAGAGGATATAGAAACAGCTGAAACTTTTGTCAGTGACGTTGTACATTATTTCGCTGAAAATGACATAATAAACGTAAATGAGGAAATAATAGATTTTTCTAACTTAGCTGGTAAAAGAGTAAAAGAATTTACTAAGGTCACTGTAGGCTTACTAAGACAAATTTTGAAAGATAAATTAGAAGGAGAAATAGTAAAATATATTCAAAATGAAGAAAAGAGTGATTTACTAAATATATTACAGAAAATATATGGTGTAAAGAGGAATAGTGTATTGGAATTTTTAATTTATTCGTCTATAGCTACTGGAGAAATAGCTAATTATGTTAAAATTAGGAATTTAGTTTCTCTTTCCGATATAGAGGAGAAGCTAGATAAGATAAGTGTATCAAACTCCTATTTTATTACAGCGAAGAAAAGAGAAGCGGGAATCAGGAATATTAACGAAATGATAAATACAATTAAGATGTATATAAACTTGGCAAAGAAAAGTGATGACAGAAATTTCTTGAGATTTTTAATAGTGATTCAAACTTTATATAAACAACTGAATAGATTCCTTGAAGAAATATCGGTTGCAGAAGAAAATATAGTAAAAATAAAGGTCGATATAAATAAAAAACTAGAACTAATAAAAAGGGCTAAGAGTCTGGTAAATGTAAAAGAAATTGAAGAAGAGAAATTACTGTCAAGTTTACCCGATATAGTTACAAAA
It encodes the following:
- a CDS encoding coiled-coil domain-containing protein — its product is MCEFRLSETSSSSESIYKLYECVMNKTEIVNKLKFFKQIGEEIQRLRSVRESPEIIALVADWGQGKTTLLSILEEVKHIEKLNFVDILKGNIDFSQNEVVLIDEVETSIELLSEYRDKIKDFWIKIKELANSNKNIVVYLSMTPSAYSKIFGEVLRDLFPETYEAIEQRVKRIHLMPPSKLEFLAVMDCLLEFNKLNKDLLEYMDLPYWTIGQERRRFARFFNDVVCKAGESKSPVDMMFKLLVDNQNLNEEGETIRINEVIKFEKNLDKNEVEEFHKILMSRIFTSKPIEVLKDYVVEGYLVDYYSWAEVVKDGDIIEDFLLVYLNEKDSLDKNLYVFLSDSIDKVIYENVNRGNLEEIVRKLKVRSKKKAYALSWSLFETLVNTNVGGLIVEFESRELKEKAIKFVNEKLLDEEKEVESFISFLRHGMGLEFEEKKINPHTTLLSFKKFNVLVTNKPERALPDLLIHGIIILSDENSLDGYYDELSIKVLHLPLTTPVKRQLLYINFYELSNEKGVRLRKEIVNLKLGDLIDLVNRFISSIDKELTLPSLPLTKGNKRLVQSFNWIIYAPEVYPAKASEVFVKVDDIVNKKFRIFGAKQFHLEDIETAETFVSDVVHYFAENDIINVNEEIIDFSNLAGKRVKEFTKVTVGLLRQILKDKLEGEIVKYIQNEEKSDLLNILQKIYGVKRNSVLEFLIYSSIATGEIANYVKIRNLVSLSDIEEKLDKISVSNSYFITAKKREAGIRNINEMINTIKMYINLAKKSDDRNFLRFLIVIQTLYKQLNRFLEEISVAEENIVKIKVDINKKLELIKRAKSLVNVKEIEEEKLLSSLPDIVTKIREQIVSVVNDENPEELMNFIDAIKKISGNDSNNLNLLVWEAVKTMMDGATLPFTQKLKEIFSPLFPLSGINNYFVKLENEINEIEKASPEIMKLQVQLEEKRKETLKLIQQIKNELGG